One genomic segment of Thermodesulfobacteriota bacterium includes these proteins:
- a CDS encoding efflux RND transporter periplasmic adaptor subunit produces the protein MTTKKLILIALASVSLISFASCGGEGEADNEKEVHDEAHSNQINLDPKSIQSANLKIEEVSLKSLKSILQAPGKIQFNENKLAHVGSRVPGKIDEVIANLGDKVKEGDRLAVIDSTELGTAQSEYLKAKANLLAEAKSYQRAKKLLEGKAISLGEYQKREAEYLNVRAEFKAAEDRLHLLGLSEEEVKRIGSEHIIRSKVAVRAPFSGTVVERHATLGEVIEPATNLFTVADLSTLWSIADVPEKDIPQVKTGLPVEVRVSPYPDDMFKGIVTYIGDQIDPSTRTVRVRTEVDNSLGKLKPEMFATVFITTDVVTNVLAIPGEAVQTDGNKKIVFIDKGNGGFEKREVSLGRQVDSFYQVVEGIKAGEKIVTKGSFLLKSEAQKGEIGEEH, from the coding sequence ATGACGACCAAAAAACTAATTTTAATTGCCTTGGCTTCAGTATCTTTGATCTCCTTCGCCTCATGTGGTGGAGAAGGGGAGGCTGATAATGAGAAAGAGGTGCACGACGAGGCACATTCAAATCAAATCAATCTCGACCCTAAATCAATACAATCGGCAAACCTAAAGATTGAAGAGGTCTCTTTAAAGTCTCTCAAGAGCATTCTGCAAGCGCCGGGGAAAATTCAGTTTAATGAAAACAAACTTGCCCATGTTGGCTCCCGTGTCCCTGGAAAGATCGATGAGGTTATAGCCAACCTAGGCGATAAGGTGAAAGAGGGCGACAGACTTGCTGTGATAGACAGCACGGAGTTAGGAACGGCACAATCGGAGTATCTCAAGGCAAAAGCAAATCTTCTTGCAGAGGCAAAATCCTATCAAAGAGCAAAGAAACTCCTAGAAGGAAAGGCCATATCCCTTGGAGAATATCAAAAGCGTGAGGCCGAATATCTGAATGTAAGAGCAGAGTTCAAAGCGGCCGAAGACAGGCTTCACCTTTTGGGATTGAGTGAAGAAGAGGTAAAGCGTATCGGGAGTGAGCACATAATCAGATCCAAGGTTGCAGTCAGAGCCCCATTTTCCGGAACGGTGGTAGAGAGGCACGCTACTCTTGGTGAAGTCATTGAACCAGCCACAAATCTATTTACTGTTGCAGACCTGTCAACGCTCTGGTCCATAGCCGACGTTCCTGAAAAGGATATTCCTCAGGTTAAGACCGGGCTTCCTGTAGAGGTAAGAGTCTCTCCATATCCCGACGATATGTTTAAAGGCATCGTTACATACATAGGAGACCAGATCGACCCTTCCACGCGCACTGTAAGGGTTCGTACAGAGGTCGATAACTCCTTGGGGAAACTTAAGCCTGAGATGTTCGCTACGGTTTTCATAACCACGGATGTTGTTACGAATGTCCTGGCGATTCCGGGAGAAGCGGTTCAAACAGATGGGAATAAAAAGATTGTGTTTATTGATAAAGGCAATGGTGGGTTTGAGAAAAGAGAGGTTTCACTGGGAAGACAGGTTGATAGCTTCTATCAAGTAGTAGAGGGCATTAAAGCGGGTGAAAAGATAGTTACTAAAGGGAGTTTTCTGCTTAAATCCGAAGCTCAAAAGGGTGAGATAGGGGAGGAACATTGA
- a CDS encoding IS3 family transposase (programmed frameshift) — MRKRRYTEEQIIKVLREEESGLKVPELCRKYGISEQTFYRWRSKYGGMNVPEAERLKFLEEENQRLKQIIGEQALDIRALKAALGKKVLSRTQQREAVTVMKSEGLSERRSCKLAGLGRGTYRYKPRTKDDEGVRERLRILAAQRPRFGAPRLTVLLRQELGQVNHKRVERMYREEGLQLPRKRGKKRGVNNRAVVPLIPGEPNERWSMDFMSDSLCDGRKFRVLTVVDDFTRECVAIEVDRGITGERVIRTLRWLKEERGLPGVLVMDNGPEFTSKAMLKWSKPAGVKLHFIDPGRPVQNAYIESFNGKLRDECLNQHWFVSLEEARRIIKSWRVDYNTTRPHSSLGYMTPDAFRLSFEQKLENDKMKRKLSLAVV; from the exons ATGCGTAAGAGGCGATACACGGAAGAACAGATCATCAAGGTGCTGAGGGAGGAAGAATCAGGGTTGAAGGTTCCCGAGTTATGCCGGAAGTACGGGATAAGCGAGCAGACGTTTTACCGCTGGAGGAGCAAGTATGGCGGCATGAACGTACCAGAAGCCGAGCGGTTAAAATTCCTTGAGGAAGAGAACCAACGGTTGAAGCAAATCATTGGGGAGCAGGCCCTGGATATACGGGCACTAAAAGCAGCGCTTG GAAAAAAAGTACTAAGCCGTACTCAGCAGAGGGAAGCGGTGACAGTAATGAAGTCAGAGGGGCTGAGCGAGCGGCGGTCATGCAAGTTGGCGGGCCTGGGTAGAGGGACGTATAGATACAAGCCCAGGACTAAGGATGACGAGGGTGTTCGTGAGCGTCTGAGGATATTAGCCGCACAGCGCCCCCGTTTCGGAGCGCCCAGGCTGACAGTGCTGTTGAGACAAGAGCTAGGTCAGGTGAACCATAAACGGGTTGAGAGGATGTATAGGGAAGAGGGTTTACAGCTTCCCCGCAAGAGGGGGAAAAAGCGAGGGGTAAATAACAGGGCGGTCGTACCGTTAATTCCCGGTGAACCAAATGAGCGTTGGAGTATGGATTTTATGAGCGATAGTCTTTGTGACGGCAGAAAGTTCAGGGTATTAACCGTCGTGGATGATTTCACCCGTGAGTGTGTTGCTATTGAAGTGGACAGGGGAATTACCGGTGAGCGTGTAATACGCACATTAAGGTGGCTAAAAGAAGAAAGAGGCCTTCCGGGAGTGCTGGTAATGGACAACGGCCCGGAATTCACGAGCAAGGCTATGCTCAAGTGGTCTAAACCGGCAGGGGTTAAGCTGCATTTTATTGATCCGGGCAGACCAGTGCAGAATGCCTATATAGAGAGCTTCAATGGAAAGCTGAGGGATGAGTGCTTAAACCAGCACTGGTTTGTGAGCCTTGAGGAAGCTAGAAGAATTATAAAATCATGGCGTGTGGACTACAACACTACCCGCCCCCACAGCTCCCTTGGGTACATGACGCCGGATGCATTCAGGTTGAGTTTTGAACAAAAGCTTGAGAATGATAAAATGAAACGGAAACTCTCACTTGCCGTGGTATGA
- a CDS encoding TolC family protein, whose translation MPFKTIVLFLCLISSSLSLANCQISAAENRIQREYTINELIKLATEKNPSVPSAISSIDIAKGELRAAKAYPNPEVEFSLDKGKSREDNSSEAEYGIAVIQPIEWPLKRLYRRKAAEEEVKVTEFEKEAVRVELIFTTKQLYYATLLAKKDVEIARQNLDTSKTLLSIIERRVELGESRELDFIKSRVETLKFERELIRAETNLSAVKSILNRFLGNSLEKDFDIDGELTPPSTISGLEQIAEKVADFNPQLKAQKVEVKRTGFSLLEQKHLIVPDIFLQGFYDREIDKTALGGGIGISIPLWYQNQGGIQSARAEERKASFDLKLLEIEIGNRLEDQYKNYKVAFEQSKIYSTELLGRAKRSLEIAQFSYEQGEIGLLDVLDALRTYRDTLREYYQVLFEFYMAEISLEKIAGGEM comes from the coding sequence GTGCCATTTAAAACTATTGTTTTATTTCTCTGTCTTATATCTAGTAGTTTATCTCTGGCAAATTGTCAAATATCCGCTGCTGAAAATCGGATTCAGAGAGAATATACAATCAACGAGTTAATAAAATTAGCCACTGAGAAAAATCCGTCTGTACCTTCAGCGATCTCCAGCATTGATATTGCGAAAGGAGAGCTTAGAGCAGCAAAGGCTTACCCAAACCCGGAAGTAGAGTTTTCCTTAGATAAAGGTAAATCACGCGAGGACAATAGTTCCGAAGCAGAGTACGGTATAGCAGTCATACAGCCCATTGAATGGCCCTTAAAGCGTCTCTATAGAAGGAAGGCTGCCGAGGAAGAAGTAAAGGTCACCGAATTTGAAAAAGAGGCTGTAAGGGTAGAGCTTATTTTTACTACCAAGCAACTTTACTATGCGACTCTCCTTGCTAAGAAAGATGTAGAGATTGCGAGGCAAAATCTAGATACCAGTAAAACCCTTCTCTCCATTATTGAGCGTAGGGTTGAGCTTGGCGAATCAAGAGAACTGGATTTTATTAAATCTAGGGTCGAGACTTTAAAGTTCGAGAGAGAGCTAATTCGCGCCGAGACAAATTTAAGCGCAGTAAAGTCAATTTTAAACAGGTTTCTCGGTAATTCTTTAGAAAAGGATTTTGATATAGACGGTGAACTTACACCCCCTTCCACTATATCCGGATTAGAACAAATAGCCGAGAAAGTTGCCGATTTTAACCCTCAACTAAAAGCCCAAAAAGTTGAAGTCAAGCGCACTGGGTTTTCGCTACTAGAGCAAAAACATCTGATTGTTCCCGATATTTTCCTTCAGGGTTTTTACGATAGGGAGATTGACAAAACCGCTCTAGGAGGCGGAATCGGTATAAGCATCCCGCTCTGGTACCAAAACCAGGGAGGTATCCAGAGTGCAAGGGCTGAGGAACGCAAGGCCTCTTTTGACCTGAAACTCCTAGAAATTGAAATCGGGAACCGCCTCGAAGATCAATACAAGAACTATAAGGTGGCATTCGAACAGTCAAAGATATATTCGACCGAGCTATTAGGTCGGGCAAAGCGGTCACTGGAGATAGCACAGTTTAGCTACGAACAAGGCGAGATAGGTCTTTTAGATGTACTTGATGCCTTGAGAACCTATCGCGACACACTCAGGGAATATTATCAAGTTCTTTTTGAGTTTTATATGGCGGAAATCTCATTAGAGAAAATTGCCGGAGGTGAGATGTGA
- a CDS encoding diacylglycerol kinase family protein — MSDNKGFSIESRIKSFKYAFYGIVLLVRTQHNARIHALATLVVCAAGFYFGITKTEWCFIVFAISIVWTAEALNTALEFMGDAVSPDPNELIGKAKDISAAGVLIASIAAAVVGIIVFGPYVLEFVKPK, encoded by the coding sequence ATGTCCGACAACAAAGGTTTTTCAATCGAATCCAGGATCAAAAGTTTCAAATACGCCTTCTACGGCATTGTGCTTTTAGTTCGTACCCAGCATAACGCCAGAATCCATGCCCTGGCCACATTGGTTGTATGTGCTGCCGGATTCTATTTCGGAATTACAAAAACGGAGTGGTGCTTCATAGTTTTCGCCATCTCCATAGTGTGGACGGCGGAGGCGCTAAATACCGCTCTGGAGTTTATGGGGGATGCTGTGTCTCCGGACCCCAACGAGCTTATCGGCAAAGCCAAGGATATCTCCGCTGCCGGTGTTTTAATTGCCAGTATAGCTGCGGCGGTAGTAGGGATTATTGTATTCGGACCCTATGTTTTAGAGTTTGTAAAACCCAAATGA
- a CDS encoding CusA/CzcA family heavy metal efflux RND transporter: MIDRIITFALEQRFLVMVFTVLIIGLGIYSAKKLPIDAFPDVTNIQVQIITQAEGMAPTEVERLVSFPIEVTMTGLPRVTEVRSLSKIGLSVVTVVFEDDVDIYFARQLVFERLQGAKENLPPGVDPEMGPISTGLGEIYQYVVEGDGYSPIELRTIQDWIIRPILRTVPGVTDVNSFGGFVKQYHVLINPQKLISHNLTLREVFEAVEKNNANAGGNFIEHNSEQYIVRGLGLVKTTEDLRNIIITSHDGTPIYVKDVADVTVGPEIRQGAVTKDGEGEVVTGITLMLKGASGREVVTKVKEKVDEIQKSLPPGVSIKPFYDRTDLVKRAIKTVTKALEEGAIFIFLVLLLFLGNFRSALIVGTVLPLSALFTFIMMEWFHLSANLMSLGGLAIGIGMLVDGAVVMVENVYRHLEENPEARENIVHTVLEAAKEVGRPIVFGISIIIVVFLPLFTLQGIEGKMFSPMAFTVSFALLGSLIFSLTVIPILCTFLLGEGRSSFTNIGLFNRLGRLFESLSNRIINSLKNLYIPILKKALGRRKLVVGGAVAALVLNLSLFPFIGTEFLPQLNEGSVAIQAFRLPSISLTESLQVSGQIERALIKFPEVETVVSKTGRAEIASDPMGVEISDILVNLKPQSDWKTAETSEELAAKMREELALIPGVAYSFSQPIALRVDELISGVKAQIAIKLFGEDMDVLKNKADEIRGVVSQIKGVEDLNVERVHGLQYLQIDIDRSQIARYGINVSDIQEIVETAIGGKVATEVFEGQRRFGVLVRFPEDVRKDVNTIKNILVSAPNGARIPLEQLAGVYLEEGPAQISRENGQRRIVIECNVSGRDIGGFVDEAQKKIAAQVQLPPGYFIDWGGQFENQQRAMARLYIVVPLVILLIFILLFSTFNSIKNALLIIMNIPFAIIGGVLALFISGLYLSVSASVGFIALFGVA; this comes from the coding sequence ATGATAGATAGGATCATAACGTTTGCCCTTGAGCAGAGATTCCTGGTTATGGTTTTTACAGTCCTAATTATAGGTCTAGGTATTTATTCAGCCAAAAAGCTTCCCATCGATGCTTTTCCTGATGTTACAAATATACAGGTTCAGATAATAACCCAGGCTGAAGGGATGGCACCTACCGAGGTTGAAAGGCTGGTCAGTTTCCCTATCGAAGTAACCATGACCGGCCTTCCAAGGGTAACAGAGGTGAGGTCGCTTTCAAAGATTGGACTTTCTGTGGTCACGGTAGTGTTTGAGGATGATGTAGATATCTACTTTGCAAGACAGCTCGTATTTGAGAGGCTTCAGGGCGCGAAAGAGAACCTGCCTCCAGGGGTTGACCCGGAGATGGGGCCGATTTCTACCGGTCTTGGGGAGATTTACCAATACGTCGTTGAAGGCGATGGTTACAGCCCGATTGAACTCCGCACGATACAGGACTGGATTATCAGACCGATTCTCCGCACCGTTCCAGGTGTAACCGATGTAAACAGCTTCGGCGGGTTTGTAAAGCAGTACCACGTTCTCATCAATCCTCAGAAGCTCATAAGCCATAACCTAACACTCCGGGAGGTTTTTGAGGCAGTAGAGAAAAATAACGCCAATGCCGGAGGAAACTTCATAGAGCATAACTCGGAGCAGTATATAGTCCGCGGATTAGGTTTGGTTAAGACAACCGAGGATTTAAGAAACATAATCATCACATCGCACGATGGGACTCCAATATACGTGAAAGATGTAGCCGATGTAACAGTCGGTCCGGAAATAAGACAGGGAGCGGTTACCAAGGACGGCGAGGGTGAGGTAGTAACCGGAATAACATTGATGCTTAAAGGGGCAAGCGGAAGAGAAGTGGTAACGAAGGTAAAAGAAAAAGTAGATGAGATTCAAAAGTCGCTTCCTCCGGGTGTAAGTATTAAGCCCTTTTACGACAGGACTGACCTGGTAAAGAGAGCGATTAAGACCGTTACAAAAGCGCTTGAAGAAGGAGCGATTTTCATTTTCCTTGTTCTCCTTCTGTTCCTGGGAAATTTCCGTTCCGCTCTGATTGTCGGAACCGTTTTACCTCTTTCCGCCCTTTTTACATTCATCATGATGGAATGGTTTCATCTCTCTGCAAATCTCATGTCTCTTGGCGGGCTTGCCATAGGGATCGGTATGCTCGTTGACGGCGCAGTGGTTATGGTTGAGAACGTTTATCGCCACCTGGAAGAAAACCCGGAAGCGAGAGAAAACATAGTACATACTGTGCTCGAAGCCGCTAAAGAGGTGGGTAGACCAATTGTCTTTGGAATCTCAATAATCATAGTGGTATTCCTTCCGCTTTTTACGCTTCAGGGCATCGAGGGAAAGATGTTCTCCCCCATGGCTTTCACTGTTAGTTTCGCCCTCTTGGGGTCGCTGATTTTTTCTCTAACCGTGATACCTATACTCTGTACTTTTCTGCTCGGAGAAGGACGCTCCAGTTTTACAAATATCGGTCTCTTTAATAGATTGGGCAGACTGTTTGAATCGCTATCAAACAGGATTATCAATTCTCTTAAGAACCTCTACATCCCGATCTTGAAGAAAGCCCTTGGTCGTAGAAAGCTCGTAGTAGGAGGAGCGGTGGCAGCGCTTGTACTGAACCTTTCCCTATTCCCTTTTATTGGGACGGAATTCTTGCCGCAACTGAATGAAGGCTCAGTCGCCATACAGGCATTTCGCCTTCCGAGTATTTCACTCACCGAGTCCCTTCAGGTTTCAGGTCAAATCGAAAGAGCACTTATAAAATTTCCAGAGGTCGAGACGGTGGTATCTAAAACCGGGCGCGCAGAGATAGCTTCGGACCCAATGGGGGTAGAAATAAGCGATATTCTCGTGAACCTCAAGCCTCAAAGTGATTGGAAAACGGCGGAGACCAGTGAAGAGTTGGCCGCAAAGATGAGAGAGGAACTGGCTCTGATTCCTGGTGTAGCCTATAGTTTCTCTCAGCCCATTGCCCTCAGGGTTGATGAGCTCATATCAGGCGTAAAAGCCCAGATTGCCATAAAACTCTTTGGCGAAGATATGGATGTCTTGAAAAACAAGGCCGATGAAATCAGAGGAGTAGTCTCGCAAATCAAAGGAGTTGAGGATTTAAACGTTGAACGTGTCCACGGTCTTCAATACCTTCAGATAGATATAGACAGGTCTCAAATAGCCAGATACGGAATAAACGTCTCAGACATTCAGGAGATAGTTGAAACGGCAATTGGAGGTAAAGTTGCAACAGAGGTATTCGAAGGACAAAGAAGGTTCGGAGTCTTGGTTAGATTTCCTGAGGATGTCAGAAAAGACGTAAACACTATCAAGAATATACTGGTAAGCGCTCCAAACGGCGCCCGCATTCCTCTTGAACAGTTGGCCGGGGTCTACCTCGAAGAAGGCCCGGCCCAGATAAGCAGGGAAAATGGACAGCGAAGAATTGTGATTGAGTGCAACGTTTCAGGTAGGGACATCGGAGGTTTTGTTGATGAGGCTCAAAAAAAGATAGCCGCCCAAGTACAGCTTCCGCCGGGGTATTTCATTGATTGGGGCGGACAGTTTGAGAACCAGCAGAGGGCTATGGCTAG
- a CDS encoding nuclear transport factor 2 family protein: MSRGSDREEVLKVNQKFYEALGRRDLELMDTVWVKDSRAGCVHPGWIMLQGWEAIRQSWENVFDPRDQLNIRLSNVNVEVRGDVAWVTCIQELIYIKRNPIMMNISQSTNIFERHESGWLMVLHHASPIPVTYPEPEETQLQ; this comes from the coding sequence ATGTCCAGAGGTTCCGACCGCGAAGAGGTATTGAAGGTAAACCAGAAGTTTTATGAGGCCCTGGGCAGAAGGGATTTGGAGCTGATGGATACGGTCTGGGTGAAGGATTCAAGGGCGGGCTGCGTGCATCCGGGCTGGATTATGCTCCAGGGATGGGAGGCAATAAGACAGAGCTGGGAAAATGTATTCGACCCCAGGGACCAGTTAAACATAAGGCTTTCTAATGTTAATGTGGAGGTAAGGGGAGACGTGGCCTGGGTTACGTGCATACAGGAGCTTATATACATAAAGAGAAACCCAATAATGATGAACATATCCCAGTCAACAAACATATTCGAACGCCACGAATCCGGTTGGCTGATGGTTCTTCACCATGCCTCTCCTATACCGGTAACCTATCCAGAACCGGAAGAGACCCAGTTGCAGTAA
- a CDS encoding MBL fold metallo-hydrolase, with protein sequence MSRTKITPPEVDEVRVSVIVDNSFDMLMVSSDIVKRFPLGPNPFEDSLPIAEHGFSALIKVKRGDKEGTVLFDTGVSRTGILHNMDAMEINISDIQAIILSHGHADHANGLAGIVNRKGAKNVPLVLHPDVYLERKVTLAGGNEIRLPAPRIADLRQENVEIIQDTKPSMLVDNMVLVSGEIPRTSEFEKGLPTHFAKRHDSWEPDPFILDDQCAIANVRDKGLVIVTGCGHSGVINVIRNAQALTGITKVYAVIGGFHLTGGLFEKIIPNTIDALKEINPRYIMPGHCTGWSAIHQIARALPEAFIPGSVGTTLIL encoded by the coding sequence ATGTCCCGAACAAAAATCACCCCGCCAGAAGTAGATGAAGTAAGGGTCTCGGTAATCGTGGACAACAGCTTTGATATGCTGATGGTGAGCTCGGATATAGTTAAACGCTTTCCGTTGGGACCAAATCCTTTCGAGGACTCACTGCCCATAGCCGAGCATGGTTTCTCTGCTTTGATTAAAGTCAAGCGAGGCGATAAAGAAGGGACCGTCCTCTTCGATACCGGCGTAAGCCGCACCGGTATACTGCACAACATGGATGCGATGGAGATAAATATCTCCGATATTCAGGCCATAATCTTGAGCCACGGCCATGCCGACCATGCAAACGGCCTGGCCGGTATAGTCAACCGAAAAGGGGCTAAAAATGTCCCACTGGTCCTCCATCCCGACGTTTATCTGGAGAGGAAGGTCACCCTTGCCGGTGGGAACGAAATCCGTCTCCCCGCACCCAGGATCGCCGATTTAAGACAGGAGAACGTAGAAATCATCCAGGATACAAAGCCTTCCATGCTCGTCGATAATATGGTCTTGGTCTCCGGCGAGATTCCGCGTACCAGCGAGTTCGAGAAAGGCTTACCCACCCATTTTGCCAAACGCCATGATTCCTGGGAGCCCGACCCTTTCATCCTGGATGACCAATGTGCCATCGCCAACGTGCGGGATAAAGGCCTGGTAATTGTCACCGGGTGCGGCCATTCCGGGGTAATTAACGTTATTCGTAACGCCCAGGCATTAACCGGTATCACGAAAGTTTATGCGGTAATCGGGGGCTTTCATCTAACCGGCGGCCTTTTCGAGAAGATCATACCAAATACAATCGATGCGCTTAAAGAAATAAATCCCCGTTACATAATGCCCGGGCACTGCACCGGCTGGTCTGCCATACATCAAATCGCCCGCGCCTTGCCCGAAGCCTTTATACCAGGCAGTGTAGGCACGACGCTTATACTTTAG
- a CDS encoding fumarylacetoacetate hydrolase family protein: MKQNRFIYTFLLLAILITSTAWADVHELAEILIKAEGQNQPIPVLSVRYPELDIQTAYEVQKAYVRKWLVNDKIAGFKAGLTSPEIQRKFGVEFPVAGVLFESGKKGDKAVISISDFKTLMIETEIGFMVGRPITRQIEDVSELRWHIKAIMPVIELPDLGYEDLKKLKAVDIIASNVSATQFIVGQEKGLNGLNPNDLTVALSLDGQLVNQGKGSDALGDQWEAALWLVNFLVNQGWEIKPGQILITGVLGKMLPGKPGNYVANYGNLGKIRFEIR, translated from the coding sequence ATGAAGCAAAATAGATTCATATACACATTCTTGTTACTCGCTATACTGATCACTTCGACCGCATGGGCCGATGTACATGAGTTGGCAGAAATTTTAATAAAAGCGGAGGGCCAAAATCAACCCATACCGGTTCTTTCCGTCCGCTATCCTGAACTGGATATACAAACCGCGTACGAGGTACAGAAAGCCTATGTTCGGAAATGGCTGGTTAACGATAAAATTGCCGGGTTCAAAGCCGGGCTCACCTCTCCAGAGATTCAGAGGAAATTCGGGGTGGAATTTCCAGTCGCCGGCGTGCTCTTTGAATCCGGAAAGAAAGGCGATAAAGCGGTCATAAGTATCTCCGATTTCAAAACACTCATGATAGAGACAGAGATCGGTTTCATGGTGGGAAGGCCTATAACACGCCAAATTGAAGATGTTTCTGAGCTTCGTTGGCATATCAAAGCAATCATGCCCGTAATCGAGCTTCCCGACCTGGGCTATGAGGATTTAAAGAAGCTCAAGGCAGTGGACATTATAGCAAGCAATGTATCGGCTACTCAGTTTATCGTAGGTCAGGAAAAGGGATTGAATGGACTAAACCCCAACGATTTAACTGTTGCCCTCTCTTTAGACGGCCAGTTGGTCAACCAAGGCAAGGGGTCGGATGCTCTAGGGGATCAATGGGAGGCTGCTCTTTGGCTAGTGAATTTCTTGGTGAATCAAGGCTGGGAAATAAAACCCGGACAAATACTCATCACCGGTGTCCTGGGAAAGATGCTTCCGGGGAAACCGGGTAATTACGTCGCCAATTACGGGAATTTGGGCAAAATCCGGTTTGAGATTAGGTAG
- a CDS encoding DMT family transporter, producing the protein MPYSATIFAFITISLWSFLAYFAAKLNHVPPFLLVGIALCTSGVIGAVKLRSWRIPLKTLAVGIGGIFGYHFLYFTAFRYAPAVEANLINYLWPLLIVLLSPLYLHGYALRLHHLSGATIGLIGAGLIVTGGHLSLDLANLKGYLLAAGAALAWSSYSLLTKRLPPFPTAAVGAFCLFSGLLSLLVYLLESLNNQSNFSLSSQDWILLLLLGAGPMGAAFFTWDAALKRGDPRIIGSLAYITPLTSTLVLVFMGGRRLTWVSGLAMLLIVAGAVIGSLDLFSPEGKRITDKSNGGL; encoded by the coding sequence ATGCCCTACTCCGCAACCATCTTTGCCTTCATCACCATCTCACTTTGGAGCTTTCTGGCATATTTTGCCGCGAAATTAAATCATGTGCCCCCGTTTCTGTTAGTAGGCATTGCGCTTTGCACGAGCGGGGTGATAGGGGCGGTGAAGCTCCGCTCCTGGCGAATTCCTTTGAAAACATTAGCCGTAGGGATCGGAGGAATCTTCGGATACCATTTTCTATACTTCACCGCCTTTCGTTATGCCCCGGCCGTCGAAGCTAATCTGATAAACTACCTCTGGCCGTTGCTGATCGTTTTACTATCGCCGTTATATCTTCACGGTTACGCCCTTCGTCTCCATCATCTAAGCGGTGCCACAATCGGACTTATCGGAGCCGGACTTATCGTAACCGGAGGACATTTGAGCCTGGATTTGGCTAACCTCAAAGGTTACCTCCTTGCCGCAGGAGCAGCCCTGGCCTGGTCAAGTTATTCTTTACTTACAAAGAGGTTGCCGCCCTTTCCCACCGCCGCGGTCGGGGCATTCTGCTTATTCTCGGGCCTTCTATCGCTTCTGGTTTATTTACTAGAATCACTCAATAACCAATCAAACTTTTCTCTGAGCAGTCAGGACTGGATACTGCTACTACTCCTAGGCGCAGGGCCGATGGGAGCAGCCTTCTTTACCTGGGACGCCGCCCTTAAACGCGGCGACCCTCGCATCATCGGCTCCCTTGCCTATATAACGCCGCTTACTTCAACACTGGTGCTGGTCTTTATGGGCGGACGCCGGCTTACCTGGGTCTCCGGATTGGCCATGTTGCTTATCGTTGCCGGGGCAGTTATAGGCTCGCTCGACCTTTTTTCGCCAGAAGGAAAACGGATAACGGATAAATCGAATGGAGGGCTTTAA